Proteins encoded together in one Solanum lycopersicum chromosome 7, SLM_r2.1 window:
- the LOC138337061 gene encoding G-type lectin S-receptor-like serine/threonine-protein kinase At4g27290 isoform X1 has product MLLNMSQNLSKGLLILFLCSHFFFILLISAESDTITTDRSIRDGDTIVSAGGIYELGFFSSGNAKNRYVGIWYKKISTQTVVWVANRDIPLNDTSGVLILKPNGILVLVDNSNTSIWSSNSSRPLKDPKARILDSGNLVVNDGNERDLEINFAWQSFDYPGNTFIPGMKLGRNLVTGMDWYMSSWKSIDDPSPGEYINRLDSHGYPQLFVWKNSTIVSSSGIWKGNAFTVSANSRPNTHYTSEFIINQQEIYYQFKLKNESLPSRMVLNPEGLIEHLTWIESSQSWFLYSTVQFDSCGRFALCGPYSSCNINNSPPCDCLQGFNPRVPQQSAADWSSGCVRSTSLDCNKDGFLKFTGIKMPDSRNSWFNKSINLEECEKLCLANCNCTAYSNLDVRNGGSGCLLWFGDLIDIRELSQNEQNLFVRVAASEIDRKQRRKMSVLIGVISAVVATFILSFLAWFYFQRRKRRIGPEVENEDMELPLFDLVTVTTATGDFSAMNVIGKGGFGPVYKGILPNGQEIAVKRLSKHSGQGLRELKNEFVLISKLQHRNLVKLLGCCLEREERMLIYEFMPNASLDYFIFDPSRKTSLSWKNRFEIAIGISRGLLYLHQDSRLRIIHRDLKTSNILLDTDMNAKISDFGLAKIFGGDQVEGETKSIVGTYGYMSPEYVVDGKYSVKSDVFSIGVIILEIVSGRKNRNFRHLEHHHNLLGHAWLLWTEGNALEFMDERLKESFSESQVLRCIQVGLLCVQKLPEDRPIMASVVFWLGNEGLVLPQPRHPGFFTERNPMESTDEECLSNNATLTVLEPR; this is encoded by the exons ATGCTTTTAAACATGAGTCAGAATCTATCAAAAGGGCTACTGATTTTATTCCTTTGCTCccattttttcttcatcttacTAATTTCCGCGGAATCAGACACGATCACAACAGATAGATCCATTAGAGACGGTGACACAATTGTTTCAGCTGGTGGGATTTATGAGCTTGGATTTTTCAGTTCTGGAAATGCGAAGAATCGTTACGTAGGCATATGGTACAAGAAGATATCAACTCAAACTGTTGTCTGGGTAGCAAACAGAGATATTCCACTTAATGACACATCAGGAGTGTTAATACTCAAACCCAATGgaattcttgtacttgttgataATTCCAATACATCAATTTGGTCATCAAACTCATCAAGACCGTTAAAGGATCCAAAAGCACGGATCCTGGATTCCGGGAACCTTGTTGTCAATGATGGAAATGAAAGAGACCTGGAAATTAACTTCGCATGGCAGAGTTTTGATTATCCAGGAAATACTTTTATACCTGGAATGAAACTTGGACGTAATTTGGTCACGGGCATGGATTGGTATATGTCGTCTTGGAAGAGCATTGATGATCCTTCTCCTGGTGAATATATAAACCGTCTTGATTCTCATGGATACCCGCAATTGTTTGTGTGGAAAAATTCAACTATAGTGTCTAGCTCAGGGATATGGAAAGGTAATGCATTTACTGTTAGTGCTAACAGTAGACCAAATACACATTACACTTCCGAGTTTATAATTAATCAGCAGGAAATTTACTACCAATTCAAGCTTAAGAACGAGTCACTGCCCAGCAGGATGGTGCTCAACCCGGAAGGGCTGATAGAACACCTAACATGGATTGAGAGCAGTCAAAGCTGGTTTCTGTACTCAACAGTACAGTTTGATAGCTGTGGTCGTTTTGCTTTATGCGGTCCTTATTCAAGTTGCAACATCAATAACTCCCCTCCATGTGACTGTTTGCAAGGTTTCAATCCTAG GGTTCCTCAACAGTCTGCAGCAGATTGGTCTTCTGGTTGTGTTAGGAGCACTTCTTTGGATTGTAACAAAGACGGTTTTCTTAAATTTACAGGCATCAAGATGCCTGATTCTAGAAACTCCTGGTTTAATAAGAGCATTAACCTTGAAGAATGTGAGAAATTATGCTTAGCTAATTGCAACTGTACAGCCTACTCAAATCTTGATGTCAGAAATGGCGGAAGTGGATGCTTACTATGGTTCGGAGATCTCATTGATATTCGAGAGTTGAGCCAAAATGAGCAAAACCTGTTTGTGAGAGTTGCTGCTTCAGAAATAG ACAGGAAGCAAAGGAGAAAGATGTCAGTCCTGATTGGTGTCATTTCAGCAGTGGTAGCAACATTTATCCTCAGCTTTTTAGCTTGGTTTTACTTccaaagaaggaaaagaagaataG GTCCAGAAGTTGAAAATGAGGACATGGAGCTTCCATTGTTTGATTTAGTTACTGTTACTACTGCCACTGGGGACTTCTCTGCTATGAATGTGATCGGGAAGGGTGGATTTGGACCGGTTTACAAG GGTATCCTACCAAATGGACAAGAGATAGCAGTGAAGAGGTTATCAAAGCATTCTGGACAAGGCTTACGAGAGTTAAAAAATGAATTCGTTCTCATTTCCAAGCTGCAACACAGGAACCTTGTCAAGCTTTTGGGTTGCTGCCTTGAAAGAGAAGAACGGATGCTCATCTATGAGTTTATGCCCAATGCTAGCTTGGACTATTTCATTTTTG ATCCAAGcagaaaaacttcactttcatGGAAGAACCGCTTTGAAATTGCTATAGGAATATCTAGAGGTCTTCTTTACCTTCACCAGGACTCAAGATTAAGAATTATTCACAGAGATCTCAAGACCAGCAACATCTTATTAGATACTGACATGAATGCCAAAATTTCTGACTTCGGCCTTGCCAAGATATTTGGTGGAGATCAAGTGGAAGGAGAAACTAAGAGTATAGTAGGGACATA TGGATATATGTCCCCGGAGTATGTTGTTGATGGGAAATATTCAGTAAAATCCGATGTATTCAGCATTGGTGTAATTATTCTTGAAATAGTTAGTGGCAGAAAGAACAGGAATTTTCGTCATTTGGAACATCATCACAATCTCTTGGGACAT GCATGGTTACTTTGGACTGAAGGCAACGCGTTGGAATTCATGGATGAACGTTTGAAAGAATCATTTTCAGAATCTCAAGTGTTGAGATGCATCCAGGTCGGTTTGTTATGCGTCCAGAAACTCCCAGAGGACAGGCCTATAATGGCATCAGTGGTTTTTTGGTTGGGAAATGAAGGTCTGGTTCTTCCTCAACCAAGGCATCCAGGTTTCTTCACAGAGAGGAATCCAATGGAATCTACTGATGAAGAATGTCTAAGTAACAACGCGACGTTAACTGTTCTTGAGCCAAGATAG
- the LOC101261728 gene encoding uncharacterized protein translates to MVSFKKHQIEVDVQTIFFLCSTASFFSTPTHPTPTDIFCTEMAMLQWFPLLCIFFISASAAKVQTKVTDNPADELVSALNSNRTANKLSSLYSNPGLACLALQYIKAYGGDCKVVGGPDGKKPAESEFAQEFAPNCGVQASSLAQITGRFLACQSKYAEPSEAFNDILIRNTKSLDILYSKNHTEVGAAVSGSGGGGPYFWCVLFSNGKPKSSFSTGGVEPKVSRPGCFSGSNDQCSGANTLSQTIYLWTITVGASVALLYALGV, encoded by the exons ATGGTGAGTTTTAAAAAACATCAGATCGAAGTAGACgtacaaacaatttttttcctcTGCTCAACAGCTAGCTTCTTCTCTACACCCACCCACCCCACTCCCACCGACATCTTCTGTACAGAAATGGCAATGCTTCAATGGTTTCCTCTTCTTTGCATTTTCTTCATCTCAGCTTCTGCTGCTAAAGTTCAAA CCAAGGTaactgataatcctgctgatgaGCTGGTATCTGCCCTTAATAGTAACAGAACTGCGAATAAATTATCCTCCTTATACAGTAACCCTGGCTTGGCATGCTTGGCTCTGCAATATATAAAAGCATACGGAGGTGATTGTAAAGTAGTTGGAGGGCCAGATGGAAAGAAACCTGCTGAATCTGAATTCGCCCAAGAATTTGCCCCCAACTGTGGTGTGCAGGCATCATCGCTTGCTCAAATAACTGGAAGATTTCTCGCATGTCAATCTAAGTATGCGGAACCTTCTGAAGCATTCAATGATATTCTTATAAGAAATACCAAGAGTTTGGATATTCTCTATAGCAAGAATCACACTGAGGTTGGTGCTGCTGTGAGTGGCTCCGGTGGTGGTGGCCCCTATTTCTGGTGTGTACTCTTCAGTAATGGCAAACCAAAGAGTAGCTTTTCCACAGGTGGAGTTGAGCCTAAGGTAAGTAGACCTGGATGCTTCAGTGGTTCTAATGACCAATGCAGTGGTGCTAATACTTTGTCTCAAACCATATATCTCTGGACAATCACTGTAGGAGCTTCCGTTGCACTGCTTTATGCCTTAGGAGTATGA
- the LOC138337061 gene encoding G-type lectin S-receptor-like serine/threonine-protein kinase At4g27290 isoform X2 translates to MERMVLNPEGLIEHLTWIESSQSWFLYSTVQFDSCGRFALCGPYSSCNINNSPPCDCLQGFNPRVPQQSAADWSSGCVRSTSLDCNKDGFLKFTGIKMPDSRNSWFNKSINLEECEKLCLANCNCTAYSNLDVRNGGSGCLLWFGDLIDIRELSQNEQNLFVRVAASEIDRKQRRKMSVLIGVISAVVATFILSFLAWFYFQRRKRRIGPEVENEDMELPLFDLVTVTTATGDFSAMNVIGKGGFGPVYKGILPNGQEIAVKRLSKHSGQGLRELKNEFVLISKLQHRNLVKLLGCCLEREERMLIYEFMPNASLDYFIFDPSRKTSLSWKNRFEIAIGISRGLLYLHQDSRLRIIHRDLKTSNILLDTDMNAKISDFGLAKIFGGDQVEGETKSIVGTYGYMSPEYVVDGKYSVKSDVFSIGVIILEIVSGRKNRNFRHLEHHHNLLGHAWLLWTEGNALEFMDERLKESFSESQVLRCIQVGLLCVQKLPEDRPIMASVVFWLGNEGLVLPQPRHPGFFTERNPMESTDEECLSNNATLTVLEPR, encoded by the exons ATGGAAAG GATGGTGCTCAACCCGGAAGGGCTGATAGAACACCTAACATGGATTGAGAGCAGTCAAAGCTGGTTTCTGTACTCAACAGTACAGTTTGATAGCTGTGGTCGTTTTGCTTTATGCGGTCCTTATTCAAGTTGCAACATCAATAACTCCCCTCCATGTGACTGTTTGCAAGGTTTCAATCCTAG GGTTCCTCAACAGTCTGCAGCAGATTGGTCTTCTGGTTGTGTTAGGAGCACTTCTTTGGATTGTAACAAAGACGGTTTTCTTAAATTTACAGGCATCAAGATGCCTGATTCTAGAAACTCCTGGTTTAATAAGAGCATTAACCTTGAAGAATGTGAGAAATTATGCTTAGCTAATTGCAACTGTACAGCCTACTCAAATCTTGATGTCAGAAATGGCGGAAGTGGATGCTTACTATGGTTCGGAGATCTCATTGATATTCGAGAGTTGAGCCAAAATGAGCAAAACCTGTTTGTGAGAGTTGCTGCTTCAGAAATAG ACAGGAAGCAAAGGAGAAAGATGTCAGTCCTGATTGGTGTCATTTCAGCAGTGGTAGCAACATTTATCCTCAGCTTTTTAGCTTGGTTTTACTTccaaagaaggaaaagaagaataG GTCCAGAAGTTGAAAATGAGGACATGGAGCTTCCATTGTTTGATTTAGTTACTGTTACTACTGCCACTGGGGACTTCTCTGCTATGAATGTGATCGGGAAGGGTGGATTTGGACCGGTTTACAAG GGTATCCTACCAAATGGACAAGAGATAGCAGTGAAGAGGTTATCAAAGCATTCTGGACAAGGCTTACGAGAGTTAAAAAATGAATTCGTTCTCATTTCCAAGCTGCAACACAGGAACCTTGTCAAGCTTTTGGGTTGCTGCCTTGAAAGAGAAGAACGGATGCTCATCTATGAGTTTATGCCCAATGCTAGCTTGGACTATTTCATTTTTG ATCCAAGcagaaaaacttcactttcatGGAAGAACCGCTTTGAAATTGCTATAGGAATATCTAGAGGTCTTCTTTACCTTCACCAGGACTCAAGATTAAGAATTATTCACAGAGATCTCAAGACCAGCAACATCTTATTAGATACTGACATGAATGCCAAAATTTCTGACTTCGGCCTTGCCAAGATATTTGGTGGAGATCAAGTGGAAGGAGAAACTAAGAGTATAGTAGGGACATA TGGATATATGTCCCCGGAGTATGTTGTTGATGGGAAATATTCAGTAAAATCCGATGTATTCAGCATTGGTGTAATTATTCTTGAAATAGTTAGTGGCAGAAAGAACAGGAATTTTCGTCATTTGGAACATCATCACAATCTCTTGGGACAT GCATGGTTACTTTGGACTGAAGGCAACGCGTTGGAATTCATGGATGAACGTTTGAAAGAATCATTTTCAGAATCTCAAGTGTTGAGATGCATCCAGGTCGGTTTGTTATGCGTCCAGAAACTCCCAGAGGACAGGCCTATAATGGCATCAGTGGTTTTTTGGTTGGGAAATGAAGGTCTGGTTCTTCCTCAACCAAGGCATCCAGGTTTCTTCACAGAGAGGAATCCAATGGAATCTACTGATGAAGAATGTCTAAGTAACAACGCGACGTTAACTGTTCTTGAGCCAAGATAG